In Marisediminicola antarctica, one DNA window encodes the following:
- a CDS encoding glycoside hydrolase family 15 protein translates to MTLAPPTDHRSIVDTSIDVIASLQQSSGAYPASPDFSAYTGFSWFRDGAFIADGMSAAGQVDSANQFFDWCGGILGRYRPTVDEIVGRAAGPDPMAGEAMMPARFHFDGTIGVEEWGNFQLDGYGTWVWSVVAHADRHALPLAPWADAIIASCEYLASSWNRECWDWWEEHPERIHVSTLGCVGAGLQAGLASGLLEPELSDAAAEAVRGIRRLIDEHGTHNGHLVKWLDEPAVDSSTLAIIAPLGFIDPTSELATRTIEAVRDQLEVDGGMHRFADDTFFGGGRWPLLTCFLGLCLLERGDVSGAGRALDWAASTALPDGSLPEQVSGHLLHPEFEQFWIDKWGPVATPLLWSHAMFLRLDAALSAHRTAAQS, encoded by the coding sequence ATGACCCTCGCCCCGCCCACCGATCACCGATCCATCGTCGACACCTCGATCGACGTCATCGCGAGCCTGCAGCAGTCGAGCGGCGCCTATCCGGCGTCCCCCGACTTCTCGGCTTACACCGGCTTCAGCTGGTTTCGCGATGGCGCGTTCATCGCCGACGGGATGTCGGCGGCGGGGCAGGTCGACTCTGCGAACCAGTTCTTCGATTGGTGTGGAGGGATCCTGGGCCGGTACCGCCCGACGGTCGACGAGATCGTCGGGCGGGCCGCCGGCCCCGACCCGATGGCTGGCGAGGCGATGATGCCGGCGCGGTTCCACTTCGACGGCACCATCGGCGTCGAGGAGTGGGGCAATTTCCAGCTCGACGGCTACGGCACCTGGGTGTGGTCGGTAGTCGCGCATGCCGACAGGCACGCGCTCCCCCTTGCCCCCTGGGCCGACGCGATCATCGCGAGCTGCGAGTACCTCGCGAGCTCGTGGAACCGCGAATGCTGGGACTGGTGGGAGGAACACCCCGAGCGCATCCATGTCTCCACTCTCGGATGCGTCGGAGCAGGCCTTCAGGCCGGGCTCGCGTCAGGGCTGCTGGAGCCGGAGCTGTCCGACGCCGCCGCCGAGGCGGTGCGCGGCATCCGCAGGCTCATCGACGAGCACGGCACACACAACGGCCACCTCGTGAAGTGGCTCGACGAGCCGGCCGTCGACTCGAGCACTCTCGCGATCATCGCCCCGCTCGGTTTCATCGACCCGACAAGCGAGCTCGCGACACGCACGATCGAGGCGGTACGCGATCAGCTCGAGGTCGACGGTGGAATGCACCGGTTCGCCGACGACACCTTCTTCGGCGGCGGCCGCTGGCCACTGCTCACCTGCTTCCTCGGCCTGTGCCTGCTCGAACGGGGGGACGTCTCCGGCGCGGGACGCGCGCTCGACTGGGCCGCGTCGACCGCCCTCCCCGATGGCAGCCTGCCCGAGCAGGTGAGCGGTCACCTTCTGCACCCCGAGTTCGAGCAGTTCTGGATCGACAAGTGGGGACCGGTGGCGACACCGCTGCTGTGGAGCCATGCCATGTTTTTGCGTCTCGACGCCGCCCTCAGCGCGCACCGTACGGCGGCGCAGTCGTGA
- a CDS encoding TIM-barrel domain-containing protein, with translation MIRHTAGGSGHPYSVDTEQREPFAPVSGEPVRLGVRASADIISVVCSLNITSATGERTTRDVDLSPTANSSRGRTVDGGHLASAQARLSRAQGGWSVTIDGLGAGDRVDYRFTGTSQTGTTKRTRSFGTRVAAWRDAPGALAVSGTAERVAPGSISVLDDGERIVRVRFALRLSTGEHVAGFGERFDAIDHRGHSLDSVVFEQYKSQGAERKTYLPMPFAHVIGGDGWGFHVRTSRRVWFDIGQADPDLLIVEVEADAPSDSDTIVELSLFSGTPTDVLSQFLAEAGGPEELPDWVFSLWASGNEWNTQAEVERQMALHREHRIPVGSVVIEAWSDETTFTAFRDSAYEVNEDGAPHRLADFSFPEEGAWPDPKGMVDALHDDGVRVHLWQIPLVKLRPHPRGQARADARSAIAQNAVIAQPDPSGGTRPYRNRGWWFPLSLMPDLTDDGAAKWWTEKRRYLVDEIGIDGFKTDGGEHAWGDELVYLDGRRGDEKNNLFPVHYAKAYGDLLRSSGKAPVTFSRAGFTGSQSHGAFWAGDENSTWDAFRWSMLAGLSAAASGIVYWGWDIAGFSGDIPDAELYLRAMAASAFVPIMQYHSEFNHHRTPSVDRTPWNIAERTGDERVIPVTRSIVELRERLRPYLANQARATIATGAPLMRPLYFDSPLDEEVWSHPLQWTLGNDLLVAPVVAPGVDRWSVYLPEGEWVDTRDGSAHGQGLVELDAPLDSAVVLCRADAWNSGLREVFTG, from the coding sequence GTGATCCGGCACACCGCCGGAGGATCAGGGCACCCGTACTCGGTCGATACCGAACAGCGCGAACCATTCGCCCCCGTCTCAGGCGAACCCGTTCGTCTCGGCGTTCGAGCCTCCGCCGACATCATCTCCGTCGTCTGCAGCCTGAACATCACGTCGGCCACTGGAGAGCGGACGACACGTGACGTCGACCTGTCGCCCACCGCCAATTCGTCGCGCGGCCGCACGGTTGACGGCGGGCACCTCGCATCCGCCCAGGCTCGGCTGTCCCGCGCCCAGGGTGGCTGGTCGGTCACTATTGACGGCCTCGGCGCCGGTGATCGTGTCGACTACCGGTTCACCGGCACCTCCCAGACCGGCACGACAAAGCGCACACGATCATTCGGCACGCGGGTCGCCGCCTGGCGCGATGCACCCGGCGCCCTCGCGGTGTCCGGTACAGCCGAGCGCGTCGCCCCTGGCAGCATCAGCGTGCTCGACGATGGCGAACGGATCGTTCGGGTGCGGTTCGCGTTACGGCTCTCCACTGGCGAGCATGTCGCCGGCTTCGGCGAGCGCTTCGACGCCATCGACCACCGGGGGCACAGCCTCGACTCGGTCGTCTTCGAGCAGTACAAGAGCCAGGGCGCCGAGCGGAAGACCTATCTCCCCATGCCGTTCGCGCACGTCATCGGCGGCGACGGGTGGGGATTCCACGTACGCACGAGCCGCCGAGTCTGGTTCGACATCGGCCAGGCCGACCCCGACCTCCTCATCGTCGAGGTGGAGGCGGATGCACCGTCCGACAGCGACACCATCGTCGAGCTCTCCCTCTTCTCTGGCACGCCTACCGACGTGCTCTCGCAATTCCTTGCCGAGGCGGGCGGACCGGAGGAACTACCCGACTGGGTCTTCTCCCTCTGGGCGAGCGGCAACGAATGGAACACCCAGGCCGAAGTCGAGCGGCAGATGGCTCTGCACCGCGAGCACCGCATACCCGTGGGCTCGGTGGTTATCGAGGCGTGGAGCGACGAAACCACGTTCACGGCGTTCCGTGACTCGGCCTACGAGGTGAACGAGGATGGCGCACCCCACAGGCTCGCGGACTTCAGCTTTCCCGAGGAGGGCGCGTGGCCCGACCCGAAGGGGATGGTCGACGCGCTGCACGACGACGGCGTGCGCGTACACCTCTGGCAGATTCCCCTTGTCAAGCTCCGCCCGCACCCCCGCGGGCAGGCCAGAGCGGACGCGCGTTCGGCCATCGCGCAGAACGCCGTGATCGCCCAGCCCGATCCGTCCGGCGGCACCAGACCGTACCGCAACCGCGGCTGGTGGTTCCCTCTCTCCCTCATGCCCGACCTCACCGACGACGGGGCGGCGAAGTGGTGGACGGAGAAGCGGCGCTACCTCGTCGACGAGATCGGAATCGACGGGTTCAAGACCGATGGCGGCGAGCACGCGTGGGGCGACGAGCTCGTCTATCTCGACGGCCGACGCGGCGACGAGAAGAACAACCTGTTCCCCGTGCACTACGCGAAGGCGTACGGCGATCTCCTTCGCTCCTCGGGCAAGGCCCCGGTCACCTTCAGCCGGGCCGGGTTCACCGGGTCACAATCGCACGGCGCATTCTGGGCGGGCGACGAAAACTCCACCTGGGACGCATTCCGCTGGTCGATGCTCGCCGGGCTCTCGGCGGCGGCATCCGGAATCGTCTATTGGGGCTGGGACATCGCCGGGTTCTCGGGTGACATTCCCGATGCGGAGCTGTACCTGCGGGCCATGGCGGCCTCGGCGTTCGTGCCGATCATGCAGTACCACTCCGAGTTCAACCACCACAGGACACCCTCCGTCGACCGCACCCCGTGGAACATTGCCGAGCGCACGGGCGATGAGCGGGTCATCCCGGTCACCCGCTCGATCGTGGAGTTGCGCGAACGATTGCGCCCGTACCTCGCGAATCAGGCGCGGGCGACGATCGCGACTGGTGCCCCGCTGATGCGCCCGCTGTACTTCGACTCTCCGCTCGACGAGGAGGTGTGGAGCCACCCGCTGCAGTGGACCCTCGGCAACGACCTCCTGGTCGCGCCGGTCGTCGCACCCGGCGTCGACCGCTGGTCGGTGTACCTCCCCGAGGGCGAGTGGGTGGACACCCGCGACGGGTCGGCGCACGGACAAGGACTCGTCGAACTGGATGCTCCGCTCGACAGCGCCGTCGTGCTGTGCCGTGCGGACGCGTGGAACTCGGGCCTGCGCGAGGTGTTCACGGGGTGA
- a CDS encoding aldo/keto reductase yields MKSQTLPNTNLEASSVILGLMRISSMTDGEIRSLVSAARDAGINFFDHADIYGTETHECEKRFGDAVTFSAAERAAVTIQSKVGIRSGFWDFSTEHILQSVDDSLAALQTDYLDLLLLHRPDALVEPDEVAAAFDALQRSGKVRNFGVSNHTPGQIDLLKSSVSQPLVVNQVQLSLTHAPMITAGMSANMAGLEQSVDRGNGIIDYSRLNGITLQAWSPFQKGFFDGIFLGDRETYSALNDVIDELAAKYEVAPAAIAVAWITRHPADIQVVLGTTNVSRLTDAAAGADVRLTRPEWYRLFTAAGHVLP; encoded by the coding sequence ATGAAATCGCAGACTCTCCCGAACACGAACCTCGAAGCATCCAGCGTCATCCTGGGGCTGATGAGGATCTCCTCGATGACCGATGGAGAGATTCGCTCTCTCGTGAGCGCTGCCCGCGACGCAGGCATCAATTTCTTCGACCACGCCGACATCTACGGAACGGAGACGCACGAGTGCGAGAAGCGCTTCGGTGACGCCGTGACGTTCTCCGCTGCCGAGCGCGCGGCCGTGACGATTCAGTCGAAGGTCGGTATCCGCTCCGGATTCTGGGATTTTTCCACCGAGCACATTCTTCAGTCCGTGGACGACTCCCTTGCCGCACTGCAGACGGATTACCTCGATCTCTTGTTGCTCCACCGCCCCGATGCGCTCGTGGAGCCCGACGAGGTGGCTGCGGCGTTCGACGCGTTGCAGCGCTCCGGCAAGGTGCGCAATTTCGGCGTGTCCAACCACACCCCGGGGCAGATCGATCTTCTCAAGAGCTCGGTGAGCCAGCCGCTGGTCGTGAACCAGGTGCAGCTCAGCCTCACGCACGCGCCGATGATCACCGCCGGCATGTCAGCCAACATGGCCGGTCTTGAGCAGTCCGTTGACCGCGGCAACGGCATCATCGACTACTCCCGCCTCAACGGGATCACCCTTCAGGCGTGGTCGCCGTTCCAGAAGGGATTCTTTGACGGGATCTTCCTCGGCGACCGGGAGACGTATTCGGCGCTCAACGACGTCATCGACGAGCTCGCGGCGAAGTACGAGGTCGCTCCCGCGGCTATTGCCGTCGCGTGGATAACCCGGCACCCCGCCGACATTCAGGTCGTGCTCGGCACCACGAACGTCTCACGCCTCACCGACGCCGCCGCCGGCGCCGACGTGCGGCTCACCCGCCCGGAATGGTACCGCCTGTTCACGGCCGCGGGCCACGTGCTCCCGTAG
- a CDS encoding NADH-quinone oxidoreductase subunit N gives MQRDTLALLPEILVLAGAVIVLLAGSFLPRDRQGVTRSVAIVALLLAAAAAVAGMTSPAMTIFEGGFAVDVATGAARIIIPLATILVLVLGVEELGGSARESETYSLMMLSALGAIAMAGANDLLVLAAGYLLASIPLYALVGMSRSPGAAEAALKTYLIGAIMGIALLLGVTILYGVGASTSYSELRSTLGDAPPAAVLAGIVGVVAGLMFKAGGVPGHFWVPDATQASGTAVAAFLTSIPKLGALIAAYRFFEMLPDGSGSGAVEWPLLVAILATASMTLGNLAAFWQTDVRRLLGWSTVSQVGYLLLPVAVAGNADLALPSLLLYLAGYAASNITAFAVVGALPTRRSIEDYRGAAAAHPWLAGALVVSLLGLAGTPPTAVFVGKLSTFTAAWDGGLAWLVVVAAINTVASLFYYLRWLAPILSRGRWDAEAPVSEPSWAARAAVTGALTVLVIGIAAGPILTAFGTTLLG, from the coding sequence ATGCAACGGGATACCCTCGCGCTGCTCCCGGAGATCCTCGTTCTCGCCGGCGCGGTGATCGTCCTGCTTGCGGGGTCGTTCCTTCCCCGGGACCGGCAGGGGGTAACACGATCTGTCGCGATCGTCGCGCTGCTGCTGGCTGCCGCGGCGGCGGTGGCCGGGATGACCTCCCCCGCGATGACGATTTTCGAAGGCGGTTTCGCGGTCGACGTCGCGACCGGGGCAGCGCGGATCATCATCCCGCTCGCCACGATCCTCGTTCTCGTACTCGGCGTCGAGGAGCTCGGCGGAAGCGCGAGAGAGAGCGAAACTTACTCGCTGATGATGCTCTCTGCGCTCGGCGCGATCGCGATGGCGGGAGCGAACGACCTGCTCGTTCTCGCCGCCGGCTACCTGCTCGCGAGCATTCCCTTATATGCCCTCGTCGGCATGAGCCGCTCGCCCGGCGCGGCTGAGGCCGCCCTTAAGACCTACCTGATCGGCGCGATCATGGGCATCGCACTGCTGCTCGGGGTCACTATCCTCTACGGAGTCGGCGCAAGCACGTCGTATTCCGAACTGCGGTCGACGCTCGGCGATGCACCGCCCGCGGCGGTCCTCGCCGGGATCGTCGGGGTCGTCGCGGGATTGATGTTCAAGGCGGGCGGGGTTCCCGGCCACTTCTGGGTGCCCGACGCGACGCAGGCATCGGGAACGGCGGTCGCGGCGTTCCTCACGTCCATTCCCAAGCTCGGCGCACTGATCGCGGCCTATCGCTTCTTCGAAATGCTTCCCGACGGGTCTGGCTCAGGCGCTGTCGAGTGGCCCTTACTGGTCGCCATCCTCGCCACGGCGAGCATGACACTCGGTAACCTTGCGGCTTTCTGGCAGACGGACGTGAGGCGCCTTCTCGGTTGGTCGACGGTGAGCCAGGTGGGCTATCTGCTGCTGCCCGTCGCGGTTGCGGGCAATGCCGATCTCGCCCTGCCGTCACTCCTGCTCTACCTCGCGGGTTACGCGGCGTCGAACATCACCGCGTTCGCGGTCGTCGGCGCACTGCCGACCCGCCGCTCGATCGAGGACTACCGCGGCGCCGCGGCGGCGCACCCGTGGCTCGCCGGAGCTCTCGTCGTGAGCCTGCTCGGACTCGCCGGTACCCCGCCGACGGCGGTGTTCGTCGGCAAACTCAGCACCTTCACCGCGGCCTGGGACGGCGGCCTCGCCTGGCTCGTCGTCGTCGCAGCGATCAACACCGTGGCGAGCCTGTTCTACTACCTGCGCTGGCTCGCCCCGATTCTCTCGCGGGGGCGGTGGGATGCCGAAGCGCCGGTGTCGGAGCCGAGCTGGGCTGCTCGGGCTGCCGTCACCGGCGCGTTGACCGTGCTCGTCATCGGGATCGCCGCGGGGCCGATACTGACCGCATTCGGCACGACGCTCCTGGGGTGA
- a CDS encoding complex I subunit 4 family protein: MLSLVIFLPVLAAIVLAVMPRITDAAARWSWLVVTLLDLALVVGLWVSYRDPGAGGLAFEEQLPWIPNVGSSYHLGLDGLSLPLVALTSLIFVVCAVFALRDTDRPRSQAALFLFLQTASLGVFAAQDLILFFVFFDLSIVGMYFVIAGWGHGNAARSALKFFLYTFLGSLALLVGFIGLYLGSEAKTFDMVELAQNPPFGDQPVVGGLVLAAVFIGLAIKTPTFPFHTWLPPAHTDAPAIGSVVLASILLKMGTYGFVRIAMPMLPDAWRDWAWLIVVIGVISVLYGALVALAQTDFKRMIAYTSVNHMGYVVLAVGAAGVVSDSAAQAREVAITGAVVQMVSHGLITGALFLLAGVLYDRKGSYDIGSYGGLAAPAPRYAAFFVVAAFASLGLPGFSGFIAEFQIFAGSIGPVPLTAFALPGILITAAMFLRALQRMLMGETRGLSDGFHDLDRREIIAIAPLLLLAVIIGIVPRFLLDVIEPASSVVIELVSR; the protein is encoded by the coding sequence ATGCTCAGCCTTGTCATCTTCCTCCCCGTGCTCGCGGCGATCGTGCTCGCTGTGATGCCCCGCATCACGGATGCCGCGGCCCGCTGGAGTTGGCTTGTCGTCACACTCCTCGACCTCGCCCTGGTGGTCGGCTTGTGGGTGTCCTACCGGGACCCGGGTGCGGGGGGTCTGGCCTTCGAGGAGCAGCTGCCGTGGATTCCGAACGTCGGCAGCAGCTATCACCTCGGCCTCGACGGGCTGTCGCTGCCGCTCGTCGCGCTCACGTCGCTCATCTTTGTCGTCTGTGCCGTCTTCGCGCTTCGCGACACCGACAGGCCCCGCTCGCAGGCCGCTCTGTTCCTCTTCCTCCAGACGGCGAGCCTTGGTGTCTTCGCGGCGCAGGACCTCATCCTCTTCTTCGTATTCTTCGACCTCTCGATCGTCGGCATGTACTTCGTCATTGCCGGCTGGGGGCACGGCAACGCGGCACGGTCGGCGCTGAAGTTCTTCCTGTACACCTTCCTCGGCTCGCTCGCGTTGCTCGTCGGGTTCATCGGCCTCTACCTCGGCTCCGAGGCGAAGACCTTCGATATGGTCGAGCTCGCGCAAAACCCGCCGTTCGGCGACCAGCCCGTCGTCGGCGGACTCGTGCTCGCCGCCGTCTTCATCGGCCTCGCCATCAAAACGCCAACGTTCCCATTCCACACCTGGCTGCCGCCCGCCCACACGGATGCTCCGGCGATCGGTTCGGTCGTGCTGGCGAGCATCCTGCTCAAGATGGGCACCTACGGTTTCGTGCGCATCGCCATGCCCATGCTGCCGGACGCCTGGCGAGACTGGGCGTGGCTGATCGTCGTGATCGGCGTGATCTCGGTGCTCTATGGGGCACTCGTCGCGCTCGCCCAGACCGACTTCAAGCGGATGATCGCCTACACCTCCGTCAATCACATGGGCTATGTGGTGCTCGCGGTCGGCGCAGCGGGGGTCGTGAGCGACAGCGCTGCTCAAGCGAGGGAGGTCGCGATCACCGGCGCCGTCGTGCAGATGGTGAGCCACGGACTCATCACCGGCGCCCTCTTCCTTCTCGCAGGGGTGCTCTACGACCGCAAGGGCAGCTACGACATCGGCTCCTACGGCGGACTCGCGGCCCCGGCGCCGCGCTACGCCGCCTTCTTCGTGGTCGCGGCGTTCGCCTCCCTCGGGCTGCCCGGTTTCAGCGGTTTCATCGCCGAGTTCCAGATCTTCGCCGGCAGCATCGGTCCCGTTCCATTGACCGCGTTCGCCCTTCCGGGCATCCTGATCACGGCCGCGATGTTCCTGCGGGCGTTGCAGCGGATGCTCATGGGCGAGACTCGGGGGCTGTCCGATGGATTCCATGACCTTGACCGGCGGGAGATCATTGCGATCGCGCCGCTTCTGCTCCTGGCCGTGATCATCGGAATCGTGCCGCGCTTCCTGCTGGATGTCATCGAGCCCGCGTCATCCGTCGTCATCGAACTCGTCAGCCGGTAG